The nucleotide sequence GGGTGATGCCCTGACCGCGCAGGTCGGCGCGCAGCCAGTCGGCGTCGTAGCCTTTGTCGGCGGCCAAGCGTCGGATACGCCCCGGCGCTTCGGCGAGCACCGCCGGGGCGGTCGTCACGTCGCTGGCATTTCCCGGCGTCAGCAGGAGGACGCCGGGGCGCCCGAGCACGTCGGTGAGGGCGTGGATCTTGGTCGTCTGGCCGCCGCGCGACGGGCCGATGCCCTGCGCGCGAGCCCCCCTTTGCCGCCGTGGGCCGAGCGGTGGGCCCGGACGTAGCTGCTGTCGATGGCCGCAGCGTCACCCGCCCATCCGGCCTTAGCCAGGGCAGAGAGCATCGCGCGCCAGAAGCCACGACGGGACCAGCGATTGAAGCGGTTGTAGACGGTTGTGCGCTTGCCATACGCGGCCGGGCAGTCGCGCCAGCGGCAGCCCGAGGTGAGCACGTGCAGGATGCCCGAGATGACCTGCCGGTCGTCCTTGCGCTCGGGCCCAGGTTGGTCCTTCGGCATGAACGGCTCGATCACTGCCCACTGGTCGTCCGAGAGCCAGAACAGATCCGCCATCGCCGCCTCCGTGCTGCAAACGGCGGCGGTGAATCACAAAACCAAAACCCTCGCAACGCCTTGGTCCGGTTCACACCCCAGGTATCACCATGCACCACCGCAACGATCGGCTTGCGCAAAAGGGCGCGCCGTCCCAGCGGATCGATCCCGTCCGCAGCGGGGGCGCGCGCCTTGGCCGTTTTAAGGAACGCCGCGAAGGCATCGACGTCGATGCCGCGTGAGAAGTTCGCTCCGTGCCCGAACAGAACCGCCGCTCGAAGGTCGTCGTCGGCATCGTAGGCGGCATAGGCTCGCGCCAGGGCACCGAACGCCTCGGGATCGACCCGATTATAAATCTGGGGCCTGTTGAGACCGATCAGGCAGATCGAGCCGCGCCGCTCGACGGTGACCTTGCGATCGCTCGGCGGTGGGCTCGGGCCTCCGATGCGGCCTGCCGTGGCGTGCGAACCCTCGGCTGAGCTGCGCGGGATGAGCATGCCCGAGGTCCCACCGACCAGGGAAGACACGACGACCGCGCGTCGCGACGGTCGGGATAGCGGCACGGACATGGCATCACCCTGAGCGTCGAGGACGTCTCGCCGTATCCGGCCTCAACGGCTCCGCCCGCTCAAGATCCGGACCTGGAATTTCGCTGAGCCGTCAACCGGAGGGCGTGAAAGTCCCCCACCTATAAATGACGGGCATAATTTTCATAGTGCCGCTCCCGAACTCAGCGGGCGATGGAGAACAGGCTATGGATGCGAGATGGGGTAATCGGTCTCACCAGCTTGGCCCTCGCGGTCTGCTCGCGAGCGGGGAAGGCCGTGTATGCCAGGGCCGCGCCTCGTTCAGGCCGCTGCAGGCACAATCGCCCAGCTGGGCTCGTCGGAGGGGCGCCGACGCTGCTGCTCCCTTGCCACCTCTTCGGCTTCAAGGCGAGCTTTGTCCTAATCGCGCCGTCGCGCATCCCGATCCGCAACACCCTGATCCTTGTAGACCAGATCCGTCGTGACCAAGCAGCCGGACAGGGGGATCACGCCGCCATCGTCGATTCGATCATGCGACGACGTCGCACGGTCAGCCTGACGGCTGCGGGGATGGTGCTGGCCTTCGTCGCACTCACACAAGCGGTACCGCACGCGGTACCGGATGCGCCCCGCGCGCGGCCGTTCGATGATGGGATCCGGAGGAAACAGGATGCACGCGATCGGCGACGGCCACACGCATCACCAGGGTCATGAGCACGGAGAAGATGGCGCGCACGTCCCCGCGCACGGGCAGGACGCCGCGTCCGAGCGCTGGAAGCACGACGGAGTGCGGGTGATTCCGGGCGACCGGCTCGACCCGAACACCGCCCAGACACCCGGCATGTTCCGGCAGGCGGCAGTCAATGCCGCCCGGATCGGCGCGCAGAAGATCTGGGCCGGCACCGTGGCGATCGAGCCCGACGCCAAGACCGGGGTGCACCACCACGGCGCGCTGGAAAGCGTGATCTACGTCGTCTCGGGCCGCGCCCGCATGCGCTGGGGCGAACGGCTCGAATACGTGGCCGAGGCGGGGCCCGGCGACTTCATCTTCGTCCCCCCTTACGTGCCGCACCAGGAGATCAACGCCTCCACCGACGAGCCCCTGCACTGCGTGCTGGTGCGCTCCGATAACGAGGCGGTCGTCGTCAACCTGCCCGACGTTGCGGCGGCCGAGGTGCCTGAGACCGTCTACTGGGTCGATCCGATCCACAAGCATCCGTGAGAGACCGGAGCGCTCAGGTGTGAAGCGGAACCTCCCTATGCACAGCGGCGCCGTTATGCAGCCGGTGAGAGCCAGGCATCGTACCGAGACCCGGGGGCGCGGCCATAACGGGACAGGCGCGTTCCGGGCCTGCGCCCTCAGGCCGCTCTGGCGGACAGGCTGGGCGCCACTCGCCCACCCGGGCTCCGCTCCGCGACCCTCGTGTCGGCGATTGACCGCGCCGACCGATCGTGCGCGGACTTCAGCAACGTGCCGATATCCTTGCACACCGACAGAACGATGGCCGTGGAGTTCGGCCCTTCGGCCTGCTCAAGGTTGATGCGGCGGAGCGTCGTCGCAACGATCGCTTCAACGCGCCGGAACAGCGCATCCGCCACGGATGGATCCGATTGGGCCAGAACCTGTGCGACGGACCGATACATCTCGCCGACAAGGAACGCCCTCAGGCGATCTGCCGCCGCCTGATCTTCAAGATCGAGTTCTTGCATGGGTCCCCCTTGCGCCGAGGCATCGGCTGGGCATCGAATCGTGCCCTCAAGTCCGATAGTCCGGGCAAGGTCCGCATTCCGCGCTTGTGCGAGGCTGTCCATCGCCCTGCCTCGATTGTCTCCCTGTCTCTGACGTTCGCGGCATCCTGCATGGCGTCGGAGCGACGGTCGGACCGCGAGGCGAATCGGCCGCAAGCGTCCGCTCAATCCGCCTCGACATCGCAATCCTGCGTACGACCAAGTCGGACCTTCCGCTGGTCTGTGGCGGCCTGCTTGAGAGCCGCCGTCATACGCTCGATCGCCTCGATCGTTTCATGGTCAGGCGTATCAACGCCAAGTTCCTTCATTGACTGCAGCTGCATCAACGTCGCCACCAGACTCTCTGTTTCCGCGGGATCGATGCCAGCTTCTCTCTTCAGATCGAGAGATTTGGCGAGTTCTTCTATCGATCGGGCGAGATTGCCGATTTTTTCTTTGATGCTGACGCCTGTAATTGTTCCGTCATCTGCCATAATGGCGAACACCTATGATCTTTCCGCAGGCGGTCCCCTTCTTGGAACCTTGCAGGCGCGAGGCAGGATACGGCGAGTCGAGATAGTCTGATAGGAGCGATCTCGTCGGATTGCCTACAAAAGTCTGTGCCCCACCGCGAAGTTTCCATCCTGCGCAGAATGCGTAGGTGCGAGAGCCGTATCCGCAGGGCGCTGCGTCGATGAGGCACCGCTCGACCCGAGCCGTGCTTCGCGGCCGATGGAATTGGCTGTGCGGAGATACGCCGCCTCGACGCGTTCAGGGAGCAGGGTGCGTCTGAAGTGGCTGCCCACCACGCAGGGCGGCTTGGTCGATCTCCGCTCCGGCATCCTCTACCGGCGCGGCCTCGCGGAGGGGGAGAGCTCGAAGCGGCGCACGCCGGTCCCGCTCTCGAAGCGGCTGCGCGCGCACATGCGGCGGTGGCGGCCGCAGAGCGTCGCGCACGTCGTCGAGTTCGAGGGGCGGCCGATCGACCGGCTCAGGCGCGCCTGGACGACGGCTCGGAAGGCAGCCGGGCTCGGCGAGGAGGTGACCCCGCACATCCTCCGGCACACCTTCGCGACGTGGGTCGTCATGGACGGCGTGCCGTTCAGCAAGGTCGCGATGGCGCTCGGGACCACGGAGAAGGTCGTGGAGCAGGTCTCCGGCCACCATCGCCCCGAGCATCTGTTGAGCGTGGTCGAGAGCGTATCGCGGCGGCGGTAGCTTGCGTCCGGGCCAGCTGTTTGCCGGCACCTTCATGGGCCATGGAGGCTGCCGGTAGGGTATCAGGGATTGAGCAGGCAAGCACAGAAGAGGCCGGGATTGGTCGTATGCAAACTTGCTCGAAGAGAAAGGCTTCTTGGATATTTAGGGCTGCATACGAGCTGACGCGGCAAATTTTCCGAGCATCCGCGCGTCATGGCGTTTCCAATCATTAGTGGAAATTTAGCTATTTGCAGCCAGACCATCTGGCAGCTTGGCCGAAGTGATCTCGGTTGTGGCATCGGACTGCGTCGACAATGGCCGCACCTTCACGCAACCATTCCGCTATCGACGGTCAGGGTGTTGTTGCGGATGTCATCGGGACCGCTGTGCCCGAACCATCGCCCACAGCGGCCTTGCTGCCTTACCTGAATGCGATGCGCCACGGCCTGCTGCTCATCAACGAGCGCGGGAACATCATCCTCGCTTGCGGTCAAGCCCTGCAGCTTCTCGGTGGTCGGGACGCGGCGATGCCCGAGAGAGCCTCGCTTCGGCACCTCCTACGCCTCGTGCGCAGCCAGTCACGCGGGACATGGGAGCAGGTGCGGGCGCAACTGGTGCGTCTCCTCGCCCAGCACGCTGACGGCACCATCGAGGTGACGCTCCAGGGACAGCGGCTTGAGGTGCACCTGCAACCAGTGGAGGGTGGCCGTTGGGCTGTCGCGTTTGAGGATGTGACGGCGCGGCGCGCGGCCGAGGCCCAGGCCGACGAGATGGCTCGGCACGATCCTCTGACAGGCCTCCCCAATCGCCTCCTCCTGCGCGAGCGCCTCAGGGATGCGCTGGGGCGTCTGCGTCGGACGGGTGAGGCGTGCGCCGTCCTGCTAATCGACCTTGATCGGTTCAAGCCTGTCAACGACACGCTGGGCCACCCGATGGGCGACGCCCTACTGCGGAAGGTGGCAGACCGCCTGCGCTCGACTGTGCGGCCGACCGACACTGTGGCGCGGATCGGCGGCGACGAGTTCGTCATCCTGCAGACGGGCGTGCGCGAGGCGTCCGACACCCAGGCGCTCGCCCGTCGCCTCGTGGACCTGATCGGCCGGACCTACATGGTCGACGGGCATCTGCTCACCATCGGAGCTAGCGTCGGCGTGGCGATGGCGCCGGGCGACGGCACGGAGGCCGACGCGCTTCTGAAGAACGCTGATCTGGCCCTCTACCGGGCCAAGCTGGACGGACGAGCCACCTATCGCTTCTTCGAGCCGGAGATGGATGCGCGCATGCAGGCGCGCCGCCGGCTCGAACTCGACATGCGCCAGGCGCTGGCGCGGCGCGAGTTCCATCTGCACTATCAGCCGCAGCTCCAGTTGGAAGGCAATCGCCTGGTGGGCTGCGAGGCGCTGATCCGTTGGCAGCACCCGGTGCGCGGCACGGTCTCGCCCCTCGACTTTATCCCGCTGGCCGAAGAGATCGGCCTCATCGTGCCGATCGGCGAGTGGGTCATGCGACAGGCCTGCCGCGACGCGGCGACCTGGCCCGCGCCGCTCTCCGTGGCGGTCAACGTCTCCCCGGCTCAGTTCAAGAGCGAGCGTCTGGTCGAGATGGTCAT is from Methylobacterium radiodurans and encodes:
- a CDS encoding IS5 family transposase (programmed frameshift), coding for MADLFWLSDDQWAVIEPFMPKDQPGPERKDDRQVISGILHVLTSGCRWRDCPAAYGKRTTVYNRFNRWSRRGFWRAMLSALAKAGWAGDAAAIDSSYVRAHRSAHGGKGGPRAQGIGPSRGGQTTKIHALTDVLGRPGVLLLTPGNASDVTTAPAVLAEAPGRIRRLAADKGYDADWLRADLRGQGITPVIPGKRGRKRKIHHDRRRYRERWRIEATFCRLKDFRRVATRYDKLARNYASALALAAVITFWC
- a CDS encoding enoyl-CoA hydratase-related protein, which translates into the protein MLIPRSSAEGSHATAGRIGGPSPPPSDRKVTVERRGSICLIGLNRPQIYNRVDPEAFGALARAYAAYDADDDLRAAVLFGHGANFSRGIDVDAFAAFLKTAKARAPAADGIDPLGRRALLRKPIVAVVHGDTWGVNRTKALRGFWFCDSPPPFAARRRRWRICSGSRTTSGQ
- a CDS encoding cupin domain-containing protein — its product is MHAIGDGHTHHQGHEHGEDGAHVPAHGQDAASERWKHDGVRVIPGDRLDPNTAQTPGMFRQAAVNAARIGAQKIWAGTVAIEPDAKTGVHHHGALESVIYVVSGRARMRWGERLEYVAEAGPGDFIFVPPYVPHQEINASTDEPLHCVLVRSDNEAVVVNLPDVAAAEVPETVYWVDPIHKHP
- a CDS encoding tyrosine-type recombinase/integrase — encoded protein: MRLKWLPTTQGGLVDLRSGILYRRGLAEGESSKRRTPVPLSKRLRAHMRRWRPQSVAHVVEFEGRPIDRLRRAWTTARKAAGLGEEVTPHILRHTFATWVVMDGVPFSKVAMALGTTEKVVEQVSGHHRPEHLLSVVESVSRRR
- a CDS encoding putative bifunctional diguanylate cyclase/phosphodiesterase, whose translation is MAAPSRNHSAIDGQGVVADVIGTAVPEPSPTAALLPYLNAMRHGLLLINERGNIILACGQALQLLGGRDAAMPERASLRHLLRLVRSQSRGTWEQVRAQLVRLLAQHADGTIEVTLQGQRLEVHLQPVEGGRWAVAFEDVTARRAAEAQADEMARHDPLTGLPNRLLLRERLRDALGRLRRTGEACAVLLIDLDRFKPVNDTLGHPMGDALLRKVADRLRSTVRPTDTVARIGGDEFVILQTGVREASDTQALARRLVDLIGRTYMVDGHLLTIGASVGVAMAPGDGTEADALLKNADLALYRAKLDGRATYRFFEPEMDARMQARRRLELDMRQALARREFHLHYQPQLQLEGNRLVGCEALIRWQHPVRGTVSPLDFIPLAEEIGLIVPIGEWVMRQACRDAATWPAPLSVAVNVSPAQFKSERLVEMVMSALAASGLPATRLEVEITEGVLLHESEKTLQTLHRLRELGVRVSMDDFGTGYSSLSYLRSFPFDKIKIDRSFVSDLSGKRDGEAIIRAIAGLGKSLGMTTVAEGVETIDQMERIRAEGCTDVQGYLISRPIPAAEVLDFITAVR